A part of Eubacterium sp. AB3007 genomic DNA contains:
- a CDS encoding pitrilysin family protein has translation MITTRKLSNGVRMVMEQMPGVQSIAIGVFVRTGAVDEMDRNAGISHFVEHMMFKGTESRDARTIAADIDRIGGQINAYTSKEHTCYYVKAVSENYRKAADVIVDMLEHSVFDPAEMDRERQVICEEIKMTKDSPDDVVHDTFVSQVFRGNPEGRSIIGTPSSLNRVTHGVITRYVREQYTRDSIVVSVAGKFDEDEICAYFENAFLSLGDSKPAARESRTPYKRSFRSVTKDIQQSHICLGTRGLPLGDDRSYAFQIMNNLLGGSMSSRLFQNIREQKGLAYSVFSSSGGFRNAGYFEIYAGVAHDRIRKAIEGIREEIDRLGRESVSQDELDSSREQIKSIYVFSQESSSARMMINGKNFLLKNKVYMPEEVLDGYNSVTIDDIDRIKKLITDFDTYSATVVSGKPVRVRSMME, from the coding sequence ATGATCACAACTAGGAAACTCTCTAATGGAGTTAGAATGGTCATGGAGCAGATGCCTGGCGTACAGTCAATTGCCATCGGTGTGTTCGTGAGAACCGGTGCGGTGGACGAGATGGATCGAAACGCGGGCATCTCGCATTTTGTTGAACACATGATGTTCAAGGGGACAGAGTCCAGGGACGCCAGGACCATCGCTGCGGATATAGATCGGATCGGAGGTCAGATCAACGCTTACACCAGCAAAGAACACACCTGTTACTACGTGAAGGCTGTCTCAGAGAACTACCGGAAGGCGGCAGATGTTATTGTGGATATGCTGGAACACTCTGTTTTCGACCCGGCAGAGATGGACAGGGAACGGCAGGTGATCTGTGAGGAGATCAAGATGACCAAGGACAGCCCAGACGATGTGGTGCATGACACTTTTGTGTCCCAGGTGTTCCGCGGCAATCCGGAAGGCCGTTCTATTATCGGCACACCGTCTTCCCTCAATCGGGTCACCCACGGAGTCATCACACGCTATGTACGGGAGCAGTATACCAGAGACAGTATTGTGGTCTCGGTAGCAGGTAAGTTCGACGAGGACGAGATATGCGCATATTTTGAGAATGCATTTCTCTCACTCGGCGATTCCAAGCCGGCTGCCCGTGAATCGCGCACTCCCTATAAGCGGTCGTTTCGGTCTGTGACCAAGGATATCCAGCAGAGCCACATCTGTCTGGGTACCAGAGGATTGCCACTTGGGGATGACAGGAGCTACGCTTTCCAGATTATGAACAACCTGCTTGGCGGGAGCATGAGTTCCCGCCTCTTCCAGAATATTCGTGAGCAGAAAGGACTGGCTTATTCGGTGTTTTCTTCTTCCGGTGGATTTCGAAATGCAGGGTATTTTGAAATCTACGCTGGCGTAGCCCACGACAGGATCCGCAAAGCCATCGAGGGAATCCGTGAAGAGATCGACCGATTGGGCAGGGAGAGTGTCAGCCAGGATGAGCTGGACTCTTCCAGAGAACAGATAAAATCCATCTATGTGTTCAGTCAGGAGAGTTCTTCGGCGAGGATGATGATCAACGGAAAGAATTTCCTGCTGAAGAACAAAGTCTACATGCCGGAGGAAGTCCTGGATGGGTACAACAGCGTGACGATCGATGACATCGACCGCATCAAAAAACTGATCACAGATTTTGATACCTATTCAGCTACCGTGGTTTCCGGTAAACCAGTACGTGTACGTTCCATGATGGAGTGA
- the dut gene encoding dUTP diphosphatase: MKLYVISKSGRKPQYKTAGAAGFDIQAFLEAPMCLPPGGRALVPTGLFLQVPEGYEAQVRARSGLAIHYGIGLVNGIGTVDADYRGEILVPLINWGQEPFEIHDGDRIAQVVISPVTQAEIQLTDTLEETERGHGGFGHTGV; the protein is encoded by the coding sequence ATGAAACTTTATGTGATCAGCAAGAGCGGCCGCAAGCCGCAGTATAAGACAGCTGGTGCCGCCGGATTCGATATCCAGGCGTTTCTGGAAGCGCCGATGTGCCTTCCACCGGGGGGCAGAGCACTGGTGCCAACGGGGCTTTTTCTGCAGGTTCCGGAAGGATATGAAGCACAGGTCAGAGCCCGCAGCGGTCTGGCTATCCACTATGGGATCGGTTTGGTCAATGGTATTGGGACGGTGGACGCGGACTACCGGGGGGAGATTCTGGTCCCTTTGATCAACTGGGGCCAGGAGCCTTTTGAGATTCACGACGGGGACAGGATTGCGCAGGTGGTGATCAGTCCGGTTACGCAGGCAGAGATACAACTGACAGATACATTGGAGGAAACAGAACGGGGTCATGGTGGCTTCGGGCATACGGGGGTATAG
- a CDS encoding deoxyguanosinetriphosphate triphosphohydrolase, whose amino-acid sequence MLMREELEKREQEQLSPFATKASETRGRQLEEAPCDFRTCFQRDRDRIIHSKAFRRLMHKTQVFLAPEGDHYRTRLTHTLEVSQVARTIARTLNLNEDLVEAIALGHDLGHTPFGHNGEMVLDQIYPGGFRHNEQSLRVVDLLEDHKGRPGMNLTFEVRDGIVNHTGSLKPATPEGEVVKISDRIAYINHDIDDAIRSGVLTLADLPEQPIRMFGKEHGERISNMVQNVVENSDGKPHVAMDEEHMEQLTVLRSFMFRNVYKSSKVKKASDVKKTEFIISALYEYFASHPEELPKDMGHIIREEGPEAAAKDHVAGMTDRYAMRIYQENFFPEGLF is encoded by the coding sequence ATGTTGATGAGAGAGGAATTGGAAAAGAGAGAACAGGAGCAGCTGTCGCCTTTTGCGACCAAGGCTTCTGAAACAAGGGGACGACAACTGGAGGAGGCTCCCTGTGACTTCCGCACATGCTTCCAACGGGATCGGGACAGGATCATCCATTCCAAGGCCTTTCGCAGACTGATGCACAAGACACAGGTATTCCTTGCTCCGGAGGGGGATCATTACAGAACCAGACTGACCCACACTCTGGAGGTATCTCAGGTGGCCCGGACCATCGCCAGAACGCTGAATCTGAATGAGGATCTGGTGGAAGCTATCGCCCTTGGTCATGACCTGGGGCACACCCCATTCGGCCATAACGGGGAAATGGTGCTGGATCAGATCTACCCGGGCGGGTTTCGCCACAATGAACAGAGTTTGCGTGTGGTAGATCTTCTGGAGGATCACAAAGGCAGGCCAGGGATGAACCTGACGTTCGAGGTGCGGGACGGGATCGTAAATCACACAGGTTCCCTGAAACCGGCTACCCCGGAAGGCGAGGTCGTGAAGATCAGTGACCGTATCGCCTATATCAACCACGACATCGACGATGCTATTCGAAGCGGCGTATTGACCCTGGCGGATCTCCCTGAGCAGCCCATCCGGATGTTTGGAAAGGAACACGGAGAACGGATCAGCAATATGGTCCAGAATGTGGTGGAGAACAGTGACGGAAAACCACATGTGGCCATGGATGAAGAACACATGGAACAACTGACGGTGCTCAGGAGTTTCATGTTCAGGAACGTCTACAAGAGCAGCAAGGTCAAGAAGGCATCCGATGTAAAAAAGACAGAATTCATCATCTCGGCTTTGTACGAGTATTTCGCCAGTCATCCAGAGGAACTGCCGAAGGATATGGGACATATCATCAGAGAAGAAGGCCCTGAGGCTGCGGCCAAGGACCATGTGGCAGGAATGACAGATCGGTACGCCATGCGTATATACCAGGAGAACTTCTTCCCGGAAGGGCTTTTCTGA
- the dnaG gene encoding DNA primase, which translates to MSISYSPTSIDNLKDRVDIVDVIGQVVQLKRAGANYKGLCPFHNEKTPSFSVSQSRQHFHCFGCGAKGDVIEFVMRYRNLSFPEAVEKLAEEHGIEMEVARTVDNRKEYYEINRMAARFFYRSFTEVKNPGYPYMKNRGISDQTLKRFGIGYADREWDSLYRHLHAQGIPDDKMEELGLVSKGRNGKYYDKFRNRVIFPIFDISGRVIGFGGRAISPEDNPKYLNSPESKVFRKKDNLYALNFSRQDAGKAGYLILVEGYMDVISVYQAGIRNVAASLGTALTEQQAHLIHNRCCKDVVLSYDADQAGRNAALRGIEILKKQGIRVRVLHVTDGKDPDEYIKQYGKDAFLKLVDSALSYGDYKLASAQIGLDLTDDEQKTEFARRALAMIADMSPVEQSVYKDKIAELTGIAVTALDQEMSLQASGRKERRQTRRRDAEEEESRTEVSPLERSIIRLLMMDPSYGEKVRRGMLGRFGPVLQKVILLAAKYQDQPDYVWNEALIDEADEYAELLMQIRRDTNIDPDPKVAFDKCMRDVQQQELVRQEGQIRHLLDRSDEEEDQEAIRELMERLKIIQRKRKTLLFEENEGDE; encoded by the coding sequence ATGAGTATATCATATTCACCGACATCAATAGATAATCTGAAAGATCGCGTGGACATTGTGGACGTGATCGGACAGGTGGTACAGCTGAAAAGGGCAGGGGCCAACTACAAGGGACTTTGTCCTTTTCATAATGAGAAAACACCGTCCTTCAGCGTGTCACAGTCGCGGCAGCACTTTCACTGCTTCGGTTGCGGTGCCAAGGGGGACGTGATCGAGTTCGTCATGCGGTACCGAAACCTGAGTTTCCCGGAAGCCGTAGAGAAACTGGCAGAGGAGCACGGAATCGAGATGGAGGTCGCGAGGACCGTCGATAACCGGAAGGAGTATTACGAGATTAACCGTATGGCTGCCCGCTTCTTCTACAGATCCTTTACGGAGGTGAAGAACCCAGGATATCCGTACATGAAGAACCGAGGGATCTCTGACCAGACGTTGAAACGATTCGGGATCGGATATGCAGATCGGGAATGGGACAGTCTCTACAGACACCTTCACGCGCAGGGGATACCGGACGACAAGATGGAGGAGCTGGGTCTGGTTTCCAAGGGACGGAACGGGAAGTACTATGACAAGTTCCGGAACCGAGTGATCTTTCCTATTTTCGACATCAGCGGACGGGTCATCGGATTTGGAGGGCGGGCCATCAGTCCGGAGGACAACCCGAAGTACCTCAACTCACCGGAAAGCAAGGTTTTCCGTAAGAAGGATAATCTCTATGCGCTCAACTTCTCCCGGCAGGATGCAGGGAAAGCCGGGTATCTCATTCTTGTAGAAGGGTATATGGATGTCATTTCCGTCTACCAGGCAGGGATCCGTAACGTAGCAGCCTCTCTGGGAACAGCCCTGACGGAACAACAGGCTCATCTGATCCACAATCGCTGCTGCAAGGACGTGGTCCTGTCCTATGATGCCGATCAGGCCGGACGAAATGCGGCACTGCGAGGGATCGAAATTCTAAAGAAGCAAGGAATCCGGGTGAGGGTGCTGCATGTAACAGACGGAAAGGATCCGGATGAATATATCAAACAATATGGCAAGGATGCTTTTCTGAAACTGGTGGACAGTGCTTTGTCCTACGGTGACTATAAACTGGCGTCTGCGCAGATCGGCCTCGATTTGACGGATGACGAGCAGAAGACGGAGTTCGCAAGGCGTGCCCTGGCAATGATCGCCGACATGAGCCCGGTAGAGCAGAGCGTCTACAAGGACAAGATCGCAGAACTCACCGGAATTGCGGTGACAGCATTGGATCAGGAGATGTCCCTTCAGGCTTCTGGACGGAAGGAACGCAGGCAGACCCGCCGCAGGGATGCGGAAGAGGAGGAATCGCGGACAGAGGTTTCTCCTCTGGAGCGGAGCATCATCCGTCTTCTCATGATGGATCCTTCTTATGGAGAGAAAGTCCGTCGGGGGATGCTCGGACGGTTTGGACCGGTGCTTCAGAAGGTCATTCTTCTGGCAGCGAAATATCAGGATCAACCGGACTACGTATGGAACGAGGCGCTGATCGATGAAGCCGATGAGTACGCGGAGCTATTGATGCAGATCCGACGGGATACCAACATAGATCCTGATCCAAAGGTTGCGTTTGATAAATGTATGCGGGATGTGCAGCAGCAGGAGTTGGTCCGGCAGGAGGGACAGATCCGCCATCTTCTGGACCGGTCTGATGAGGAAGAAGACCAGGAAGCCATCAGAGAGCTGATGGAACGACTGAAAATCATACAGAGAAAGAGAAAAACATTACTGTTCGAAGAAAACGAGGGGGACGAATGA
- the rpoD gene encoding RNA polymerase sigma factor RpoD, translating to MSTKKPKQPTNKKTKGDNQEEVVQFHFEGMNADQIKATLVEELGKKAEETNNVLTYSVIANMLESYDLDKNLIDEVYDELLSKGVELVTDSSPEDFAMILDGDDEGTDEEDDGVVLKKTGEIDVEATVPKGVSVDDPVRMYLKEIGKVQLLTAEEEIELAKRMEAGDEEAKNKLCEANLRLVVSIAKRYVGRGMLFLDLIQEGNLGLIKAVDKFDYRKGYKFSTYATWWIRQAITRSIADQARTIRIPVHMVETINKLIRVSRQLLQTYGREPTPEEISKEMGISVDKVREIQKIAQEPVSLETPIGEEEDSHLGDFIPDDDVPKPAEAAAYSMLKEQLLEVLDTLTEREQKVLKLRFGLEDGRQRTLEEVGREFDVTRERIRQIEAKALRKLRHPSRSKKLRDYLE from the coding sequence ATGAGCACTAAGAAACCAAAACAACCAACCAACAAAAAGACCAAGGGCGACAACCAGGAAGAGGTCGTGCAATTCCATTTCGAAGGGATGAATGCGGATCAAATCAAGGCAACGCTGGTGGAAGAGCTGGGAAAGAAGGCGGAGGAGACAAATAACGTTCTGACGTATTCTGTCATCGCAAACATGTTGGAATCCTATGATCTGGACAAGAATCTGATCGATGAGGTATATGACGAACTTCTTTCCAAAGGGGTTGAGCTAGTCACAGATTCATCTCCCGAGGATTTTGCAATGATCCTGGATGGGGATGATGAAGGTACAGACGAAGAGGACGATGGTGTCGTCCTGAAGAAGACCGGGGAGATCGATGTGGAAGCCACTGTTCCAAAGGGGGTCAGTGTCGATGATCCGGTACGTATGTATCTGAAAGAGATCGGCAAGGTGCAGCTTCTGACTGCGGAAGAAGAGATTGAGCTGGCTAAGAGAATGGAAGCCGGTGACGAGGAAGCGAAGAACAAGCTCTGTGAGGCAAATCTTCGACTGGTGGTCAGCATCGCCAAGCGATATGTGGGAAGGGGAATGCTCTTTCTCGACCTGATCCAGGAGGGAAACCTGGGGCTGATCAAGGCAGTTGACAAGTTTGACTACAGAAAGGGCTACAAATTCTCCACCTACGCCACTTGGTGGATCCGGCAGGCGATCACCAGGTCTATCGCTGACCAGGCCAGGACTATACGTATCCCAGTGCATATGGTGGAGACTATCAACAAGCTGATCCGGGTGTCCAGACAACTGTTGCAGACCTACGGTCGTGAACCGACGCCGGAGGAGATCTCCAAGGAGATGGGAATCTCTGTAGACAAGGTCAGAGAGATCCAGAAAATCGCCCAGGAGCCTGTGTCTTTGGAAACCCCGATCGGCGAGGAAGAGGATAGTCATCTGGGGGACTTCATTCCTGATGATGATGTTCCCAAGCCGGCAGAGGCCGCGGCGTACTCCATGTTGAAGGAACAGCTGCTGGAGGTGCTGGATACGCTTACTGAGAGAGAACAGAAGGTACTTAAGCTGCGGTTTGGCCTGGAGGACGGCCGTCAGAGGACGCTGGAAGAGGTCGGTCGGGAGTTTGACGTGACCAGAGAGAGGATCCGGCAGATCGAGGCGAAGGCCCTCCGTAAACTGCGCCACCCCAGCAGAAGCAAGAAACTCAGAGATTACCTGGAGTAA
- a CDS encoding class I SAM-dependent methyltransferase: protein MKLSDRLQALADYIQQGETMADIGTDHGFLPIYLTEQGICPHVILTDISKGSLEKALMDCRDYDACHEFDLRWGDGLTVLSPGEVDAVVIAGMGGLLMAEILEKDPALSASFEKFILQPRTQVGQLRYRLQRQGFQIQEERLVRERARICEVLLVRPGCVNKPVPAYEEVPELYDFPDTLVQMPGPLTAEYLQRALAKQKRNHEHMEMARRIDEEAMRRTVRAIRRLERLIDEVKQREQSQIL from the coding sequence ATGAAACTCAGTGACAGACTGCAGGCACTGGCGGACTATATACAGCAAGGGGAAACCATGGCGGATATCGGAACCGACCATGGGTTTCTTCCTATCTATCTGACTGAGCAGGGAATCTGCCCGCACGTGATCCTGACAGACATCAGCAAGGGTTCCCTGGAGAAGGCGCTGATGGACTGTAGGGATTACGATGCCTGCCACGAGTTCGACCTTCGCTGGGGGGATGGACTGACCGTGCTTTCTCCCGGGGAGGTGGATGCGGTGGTGATCGCCGGAATGGGCGGCCTGCTGATGGCAGAGATCCTGGAGAAGGATCCGGCGCTCTCTGCTTCTTTTGAGAAGTTCATCCTGCAGCCCAGGACGCAGGTCGGACAACTTCGATACCGCCTGCAGAGACAAGGGTTTCAGATCCAAGAAGAACGCCTGGTACGAGAGCGTGCGCGTATCTGTGAGGTCCTTCTGGTCAGGCCAGGCTGTGTAAACAAGCCAGTTCCTGCCTATGAGGAAGTACCGGAACTGTACGATTTCCCGGATACGCTTGTACAAATGCCCGGACCGCTTACGGCTGAGTATCTGCAACGTGCCCTTGCCAAGCAGAAGCGCAATCATGAACACATGGAGATGGCTAGGCGTATAGACGAAGAGGCGATGCGGCGCACTGTGCGCGCTATTCGCCGCCTGGAGCGATTGATCGATGAGGTGAAACAACGTGAACAAAGTCAGATTCTATAG
- a CDS encoding Nif3-like dinuclear metal center hexameric protein, which produces MNKVRFYRTMETLCPSELAEEWDNCGIQIDTEYDEVNRVLVALEVTEAVIREAEEVNADMIVTHHPLLFNGLRSICADDSVGGLVYRLIRSGISVYSCHTSFDSLEGGNNDELGRLLCLSEVEKFESGNPMCRKGVTPFEISLEDFVRGLSRSLAIEPRKLAVVGDPSTTICTVGWCTGAGAEFIPEAAQEGLDLFITGDLKYHQAQEAKALGIAVIDAGHYGTEKIFGANMTDLLASKTNCEVIQSRIDIDPFL; this is translated from the coding sequence GTGAACAAAGTCAGATTCTATAGAACGATGGAAACCCTCTGCCCATCAGAATTGGCGGAGGAGTGGGATAACTGCGGTATCCAGATCGATACGGAATACGATGAAGTGAACCGGGTGCTGGTTGCACTGGAAGTGACGGAGGCAGTGATCCGAGAGGCGGAAGAGGTGAATGCAGACATGATCGTCACCCACCATCCGCTTCTGTTTAACGGACTTCGTTCCATCTGCGCAGATGATTCCGTCGGCGGGCTTGTGTACCGCCTGATCCGCAGCGGGATTTCCGTGTACTCCTGTCACACCTCTTTTGATTCTTTGGAGGGAGGCAACAACGACGAACTTGGCAGATTGCTTTGTCTCAGCGAGGTGGAGAAGTTTGAGAGCGGGAACCCAATGTGTCGCAAGGGGGTGACTCCCTTTGAGATCAGTCTGGAGGACTTTGTGCGTGGGTTGAGCAGAAGTCTTGCGATCGAACCGAGGAAACTCGCTGTAGTAGGAGATCCATCGACCACGATCTGTACGGTGGGCTGGTGTACAGGCGCCGGCGCAGAGTTTATCCCCGAGGCAGCCCAAGAGGGGTTGGACCTTTTTATCACCGGGGATCTGAAATACCACCAGGCACAGGAGGCGAAAGCGCTGGGGATCGCTGTGATCGATGCGGGCCACTACGGTACGGAGAAAATCTTTGGGGCGAACATGACGGATCTGCTGGCTTCCAAAACTAATTGTGAAGTGATTCAATCAAGGATTGATATCGATCCGTTTCTATGA
- a CDS encoding MATE family efflux transporter, which produces MSEKRELEIIEPKEQKKSPALSRNREPDANKMGTEPIGRLLAAMSWPAILSMMILALYNIVDSIFVARISTQALTAVSLVNPVQMLMVAVSVGSAVGVNSLIARRLGARRFREANQAASTSLRIGFWNFVLWAVFGAVFARPFMQMYTSDAQVLEYGVQYLRIVTTLSVFTMIDVQIEKVLQATGNMVAPMIISISGALTNVALDPILIFGLFGLPRLEVVGAAYATIIGQAVSLTVALFIFFRNKQEVTIQIRGYKRDWKVVRDIYAVGLPGMVMQSIGSIMLFGYNAIIAASATAVAVLGVYFKLQMFVFMPVFGMNQGAMPIMGYNYGARNKERLMETFKKGLIAAFVIMGAGLILFQAAPEILLKMFDADEEMLRLGVPALRLMSICFLPAAFGIMCSTLFQSTGHGMYSLFASLLRQLVGILPLAYLLYHSFGLTVSWASFPLAEIIGTIYAIIMLTYLYKTELNNL; this is translated from the coding sequence TTGTCAGAGAAAAGGGAATTAGAAATAATAGAACCAAAAGAACAGAAGAAGTCGCCTGCATTGTCCCGTAACCGGGAACCGGATGCTAACAAGATGGGCACGGAGCCGATCGGTAGACTGTTGGCGGCAATGTCATGGCCGGCTATCCTCTCAATGATGATTTTGGCGCTTTATAACATTGTCGACAGCATTTTTGTGGCCAGAATCAGTACCCAGGCATTGACTGCAGTATCGCTGGTAAATCCAGTGCAGATGCTGATGGTTGCGGTGTCAGTGGGAAGTGCGGTAGGCGTCAACTCGCTGATCGCCAGGAGACTGGGAGCCAGACGTTTTCGAGAAGCGAACCAGGCGGCCAGTACCAGCCTGCGGATCGGATTTTGGAATTTTGTACTTTGGGCAGTGTTTGGAGCCGTGTTCGCGCGACCCTTCATGCAAATGTATACGAGTGATGCCCAGGTGTTGGAATACGGTGTGCAGTATCTTCGCATCGTCACCACGCTTTCTGTGTTCACCATGATCGACGTGCAGATCGAGAAGGTTCTGCAGGCCACGGGGAACATGGTCGCACCGATGATCATCAGCATCTCTGGTGCGCTGACCAATGTGGCTCTGGATCCGATCCTGATCTTCGGTCTGTTTGGGCTTCCCCGCCTGGAAGTAGTGGGGGCCGCGTATGCGACGATCATCGGGCAGGCCGTATCGCTGACGGTGGCTCTGTTCATCTTCTTCCGCAATAAACAGGAAGTCACTATCCAAATTCGCGGGTACAAACGTGACTGGAAGGTGGTTCGTGACATCTATGCTGTCGGGCTTCCTGGTATGGTGATGCAGTCTATCGGTTCGATCATGTTGTTCGGATATAACGCAATCATCGCTGCTTCTGCCACTGCGGTTGCGGTGCTTGGGGTTTATTTCAAACTGCAGATGTTTGTGTTCATGCCGGTGTTTGGTATGAACCAGGGGGCCATGCCTATCATGGGCTACAACTACGGTGCCAGAAACAAAGAACGCCTGATGGAGACCTTCAAAAAAGGTCTGATCGCTGCCTTCGTGATCATGGGTGCCGGTTTGATTCTGTTCCAGGCAGCACCGGAGATTCTTCTGAAGATGTTTGACGCAGATGAGGAAATGCTGCGACTGGGCGTTCCGGCGCTCCGGTTGATGAGCATCTGTTTCCTTCCGGCCGCGTTTGGCATCATGTGCTCCACGCTGTTTCAGAGTACCGGACATGGGATGTACAGTCTCTTTGCTTCGCTACTCCGGCAGCTGGTGGGGATCTTGCCGCTGGCGTATCTGTTGTATCACAGCTTCGGGCTGACGGTCTCCTGGGCCTCTTTCCCTCTGGCGGAGATCATCGGTACCATCTACGCTATCATCATGCTGACCTATCTGTACAAGACTGAACTGAATAATCTATAG